One genomic region from Zalophus californianus isolate mZalCal1 chromosome 2, mZalCal1.pri.v2, whole genome shotgun sequence encodes:
- the LOC113925869 gene encoding 40S ribosomal protein S24-like: MNDTITIQSRKFMTNGLLQLKQMVTDVLQLGKATVPKTEIQEKLAKMYKTTPDVIFGFGLRTHFGGGKTSSFDTSVDYAKKNEPKHRPARHGPYEKKKTSRKQLKEHKNRMNKVRGTAKANVGAGKKK, encoded by the coding sequence ATGAATGACACAATAACTATTCAGTCCAGGAAGTTCATGACCAATGGACTACTTCAGCTTAAACAAATGGTCACTGATGTTCTTCAGCTGGGAAAAGCAacagtacctaagacagaaattcaggaaaaactagccaaaatgtacaaaaccacaccagatgtcatctTTGGGTTTGGactcagaacccattttggtggtggcaagacaagtAGCTTTGACACTTCGgtggattatgcaaagaaaaatgaacccaaacacagacctGCAAGGCATGGCccatatgagaagaaaaagacctcAAGAAAACAGCTAAAGGAACATAAGAACAGAATGAAcaaagtcagggggactgcaaaagccaatgttggtgctggcaaaaagaaataa